A DNA window from Halomicrobium mukohataei DSM 12286 contains the following coding sequences:
- a CDS encoding MBL fold metallo-hydrolase — MTVRHDGLAVEWLGYATIRLAGEETVVYFDPGRYGVLTGEWEPDEAGLNHPPGRDYRPEDGDVICVSHVHHYDPDGIERVASADATVVAFEGIDGQDRERGLAPITELPYELRTVDATTNLTVDGVSVWSTPAHNEPDGPHTRPDGTPYHPEGFGCGFLVDVEGTRAFWPGDTDVLPGHRSVDVSLFCPPIGQRFTMDRREAARLAATIEPNLVMPVHYNTFSTLATDSRAFAADVAAAGVPVVLDEQ; from the coding sequence ATGACTGTTCGACACGACGGGCTCGCCGTCGAGTGGCTCGGCTACGCCACGATCCGGCTCGCGGGCGAGGAGACGGTCGTCTACTTCGATCCGGGGCGGTACGGCGTCCTCACCGGCGAGTGGGAGCCCGACGAGGCGGGACTGAACCACCCGCCGGGACGCGACTACCGGCCGGAAGACGGAGACGTGATCTGTGTGAGTCACGTCCACCACTACGACCCCGACGGCATCGAGCGGGTGGCGAGCGCGGACGCGACCGTCGTCGCCTTCGAGGGGATCGACGGGCAGGATCGAGAGCGCGGGCTCGCGCCGATCACCGAACTGCCCTACGAACTGCGGACGGTCGACGCGACGACGAACCTCACGGTCGACGGCGTCTCCGTCTGGTCGACGCCGGCCCACAACGAGCCGGACGGCCCCCACACGCGCCCGGACGGGACCCCCTACCACCCGGAGGGATTCGGCTGTGGATTCCTCGTCGACGTGGAGGGGACGCGGGCGTTCTGGCCGGGGGACACCGACGTGTTGCCGGGCCATCGCTCGGTCGACGTGTCGCTGTTCTGTCCGCCGATCGGCCAGCGGTTCACGATGGACCGCCGCGAGGCCGCGCGGCTGGCCGCGACCATCGAGCCGAACCTCGTCATGCCGGTCCACTACAACACGTTCTCGACGCTGGCGACGGACTCGCGGGCCTTCGCCGCCGACGTGGCCGCCGCTGGCGTCCCGGTCGTACTCGACGAGCAGTGA